A stretch of Crossiella cryophila DNA encodes these proteins:
- a CDS encoding aldo/keto reductase → MTTLPTRKIGALQVGAQGLGCMGMSEFYGETDDAASIQVIHRALDLGVTLLDTADAYGPHRNEELVGRAIKDRRDRVTLATKFGIVRSADPHVRGVRADAAYVREAAEGSLRRLGVDHIDLYYLHRVDQNVPIEETVGAMAELVAEGKVRYLGLSEASAPTLRRAHAVHPITALQTEWSLWTRDLEAEILPTARELGIGLVPYSPLGRGFLTGKYASTKDFDANDFRVVGQPRFSEENLARNLGIVRALEAIAAERGVTTGQLALAWVQSRGQDVVPIPGTKRLKYLEENIAAATITLTAKEIAAVEAAVPLAEIAGNRYPDQGMAFLNG, encoded by the coding sequence ATGACCACCCTGCCCACCCGAAAGATCGGTGCGTTGCAGGTCGGGGCCCAGGGCCTGGGCTGCATGGGGATGAGCGAGTTCTACGGCGAGACCGACGACGCGGCCTCGATCCAGGTGATCCACCGCGCGCTCGACCTCGGCGTGACCCTGCTGGACACCGCGGACGCCTACGGCCCGCACCGCAACGAGGAGCTGGTCGGCCGGGCCATCAAGGACCGGCGGGACCGGGTCACCCTGGCCACCAAGTTCGGCATCGTGCGCTCGGCCGACCCGCACGTGCGCGGGGTCCGCGCCGACGCCGCCTACGTGCGGGAGGCCGCCGAGGGCTCGCTGCGCAGGCTCGGCGTCGACCACATCGACCTGTACTACCTGCACCGGGTCGACCAGAACGTCCCGATCGAGGAGACCGTTGGCGCGATGGCCGAGCTGGTCGCCGAGGGCAAGGTGCGCTACCTGGGCCTGTCCGAGGCCAGCGCGCCCACCCTGCGCCGGGCGCACGCGGTGCACCCGATCACCGCGCTGCAGACCGAGTGGTCGCTGTGGACCCGCGACCTGGAGGCGGAGATCCTGCCAACCGCGCGCGAGCTGGGCATCGGGCTGGTGCCGTACTCCCCGCTCGGCCGCGGCTTCCTGACCGGCAAGTACGCCAGCACCAAGGACTTCGACGCGAACGACTTCCGGGTGGTCGGACAGCCCCGGTTCAGCGAGGAGAACCTGGCCCGCAACCTCGGCATCGTGCGCGCGCTGGAGGCCATCGCGGCCGAGCGCGGCGTGACCACCGGTCAGCTCGCGCTGGCCTGGGTGCAGTCCCGCGGCCAGGACGTGGTGCCGATCCCCGGCACCAAGCGGCTGAAGTACCTGGAGGAGAACATCGCCGCGGCCACGATCACCCTCACCGCCAAGGAGATCGCCGCGGTCGAGGCCGCCGTCCCACTCGCCGAGATCGCCGGCAACCGCTACCCCGACCAGGGCATGGCCTTCCTCAACGGCTGA
- a CDS encoding phospho-sugar mutase gives MTKLGTELRDAAFRWIADDVDPDARLELQKVLATAMAGDESAVAALADRMAGPLQFGTAGLRGPLRAGPNGMNRSVVVRTTAGLAEYLRVQGRSGGLVVVGRDARHGSENFCSDVAEVLTGAGFDVRVLPRPLPTPVLAFAVRAIGAVAGVQVTASHNPKADNGYKVYLDAGAQIVPPADRQIEAAIAKVPAAVSVPRVAAWQPVGEDLIEAYADRASSLPRGKARELRVAVTALHGVGSETLLEVLGRAGFTDLHLVESQASPDPDFPTVSFPNPEEPGATDELLALAAAVQADLAIALDPDADRCALGVRGPDGWRMLRGDETGVLLGNQVLSTLDKQANPDPLVATTIVSSELLRSVAKAHGARYDETLTGFKWLVRAGDGNGTGLVYAYEEALGHCVDPDYVRDKDGISAAVLACDLAATLKAEGRDLLDALDDLAVAHGLHLTDQVSLRVADLALIGATMRRFRGTPITELGGTEVSQTDLEPKADVLVLRAEGLRVLIRPSGTEPKVKAYLEVVTPVTGLDALPQARAEGKTRLTKVREAITALLTAP, from the coding sequence ATGACGAAGCTGGGCACGGAGCTGCGCGACGCCGCGTTCCGCTGGATCGCCGATGACGTCGACCCTGATGCCCGGCTGGAGCTGCAGAAGGTGCTGGCCACGGCGATGGCGGGCGATGAGTCCGCGGTGGCCGCACTGGCCGACCGGATGGCCGGGCCGTTGCAGTTCGGCACCGCTGGGCTGCGCGGACCGCTGCGGGCCGGGCCGAACGGGATGAACCGTTCGGTCGTGGTGCGCACCACCGCGGGGCTGGCCGAGTACCTGCGGGTGCAGGGCCGCTCCGGCGGGCTGGTCGTGGTCGGGCGGGACGCCCGGCACGGCTCGGAGAACTTCTGCTCCGACGTGGCCGAGGTGCTCACCGGCGCGGGCTTCGACGTGCGGGTGCTGCCCAGGCCGCTGCCGACGCCGGTGCTGGCCTTCGCGGTGCGCGCGATCGGCGCGGTGGCCGGGGTGCAGGTGACCGCCTCGCACAATCCCAAGGCGGACAACGGTTACAAGGTCTACCTGGACGCGGGCGCGCAGATCGTGCCGCCCGCCGACCGGCAGATCGAGGCGGCCATCGCGAAGGTGCCTGCCGCGGTCTCGGTGCCCAGGGTGGCCGCCTGGCAGCCGGTGGGCGAGGACCTGATCGAGGCCTACGCGGACCGGGCCTCCAGCCTGCCGCGGGGGAAGGCGCGGGAGCTGCGGGTCGCGGTCACCGCGTTGCACGGGGTGGGCTCGGAGACGTTACTGGAAGTGCTGGGGCGGGCCGGTTTCACCGATCTGCACCTGGTCGAGTCGCAGGCCAGCCCGGACCCGGACTTCCCGACCGTCTCCTTCCCCAACCCGGAGGAGCCGGGCGCAACCGACGAACTGCTCGCGCTGGCCGCCGCGGTGCAGGCCGACCTGGCGATCGCGCTGGACCCGGACGCGGACCGGTGCGCGCTGGGCGTGCGCGGTCCGGACGGCTGGCGGATGCTGCGCGGCGATGAGACCGGCGTGCTGCTCGGCAACCAGGTTCTGTCCACATTGGACAAGCAGGCGAACCCGGATCCGTTGGTGGCGACCACGATCGTCTCCTCGGAACTGCTGCGTTCGGTGGCAAAGGCACACGGCGCGCGTTACGACGAGACGCTCACCGGCTTCAAGTGGCTGGTGCGCGCGGGCGATGGCAACGGCACCGGACTGGTCTATGCCTACGAGGAGGCGCTGGGTCACTGCGTGGACCCGGACTACGTGCGGGACAAGGACGGCATCAGCGCCGCGGTGCTCGCCTGCGATCTGGCCGCCACGCTCAAGGCCGAGGGCCGCGACCTGCTGGACGCGCTGGACGACCTGGCCGTGGCGCACGGGCTGCACCTGACCGACCAGGTGTCGCTGCGGGTGGCCGACCTGGCCCTGATCGGCGCCACCATGCGCCGCTTCCGCGGCACGCCGATCACCGAGCTGGGCGGCACCGAGGTCAGCCAGACGGACCTGGAGCCCAAGGCGGATGTGCTGGTGCTGCGGGCCGAGGGCCTGCGGGTGCTGATCCGCCCCTCCGGCACCGAGCCCAAGGTGAAGGCGTACCTGGAGGTGGTCACCCCGGTCACCGGCCTCGACGCCCTACCCCAGGCCCGAGCCGAGGGCAAAACCCGCCTGACCAAGGTCCGCGAGGCCATCACAGCCCTACTGACCGCCCCCTAA
- a CDS encoding glycosyl hydrolase family 18 protein, producing MPIRRWRATAMLTALLLTLVGLAALPAHAATGVTAKFTKTSGWETGYEGRFTVTNNGPASITGWTVEFDLPSGQRLGSLWEATHTVSGQHVTAKSQSWNGNLAAGQSASFGFGVQFTGAYADPSGCKVNGASCDGGSSEPDTQAPTAPGQPTVTSVSSSTISLSWPASTDNVGVTGYEVLGAGGVVTTATGASVTVTGLAADTSYSFTVRAKDAAGNTSAASPSVSGKTSTGGGDPGPAGNRKVGYYTQWSVYDRAYHVKNLDTSGTAARLTHLNYAFGNVNAEGKCFQVNQAGQGDSWADYQRRLPAEQAIDGVADVYNQPVAGNLNQLKKLKAKYPNLRVLISLGGWTWSKYFSNAALTDASRKAHVSSCIDMWIKGNLPVIGGDPQGGPGSGAGIFDGIDIDWEWPGSEGNTGNIVRPEDKRNFSLLAAEYRAQLDALGASTGKKYDLTAFLPADPRKVDSGFEVGEVVKNLTFGNVQGYDFHGGWENRSNQQSSVKLPAGDPGPIAYSDEIAVDAWTSRGAPAKWVVLGVPFYSRGWTGVTNANNGLFQTATGPAPGSFEPGIEDYKKVKNLIASGYTVHRDTTAGHAWLFNGSTFWTFDDPTEITRKVNWAKSKGLGGAMIWSLDGDTADGELIKALATALG from the coding sequence ATGCCCATCCGCCGATGGCGTGCCACCGCGATGCTGACCGCCCTGCTGCTCACCCTGGTGGGCCTGGCCGCCCTGCCCGCCCACGCGGCGACCGGGGTGACCGCGAAGTTCACCAAGACCTCCGGCTGGGAAACCGGCTACGAGGGCAGGTTCACCGTGACCAACAACGGCCCGGCCTCGATCACCGGCTGGACCGTGGAGTTCGACCTGCCCTCCGGTCAGCGGCTCGGTTCGCTGTGGGAGGCCACGCACACCGTCAGCGGCCAGCACGTGACCGCGAAAAGCCAGTCCTGGAACGGGAATCTGGCCGCCGGGCAGTCCGCGAGCTTCGGCTTCGGGGTCCAGTTCACCGGCGCCTACGCCGACCCGTCCGGCTGCAAGGTCAACGGCGCCTCCTGTGACGGCGGCAGCAGCGAACCCGACACCCAGGCGCCCACCGCGCCCGGTCAGCCGACGGTCACCAGCGTCAGCAGCTCCACCATCTCGCTGAGCTGGCCCGCCAGCACCGACAACGTCGGCGTCACCGGCTACGAGGTCCTCGGCGCCGGCGGCGTGGTCACGACCGCCACCGGCGCCTCGGTCACCGTGACCGGCCTGGCCGCGGACACCTCCTACAGCTTCACCGTGCGGGCCAAGGACGCCGCGGGCAACACCTCCGCGGCCAGCCCCTCGGTCAGCGGCAAGACCTCCACCGGCGGTGGCGACCCGGGCCCGGCGGGCAACCGCAAGGTCGGCTACTACACCCAGTGGAGCGTCTACGACCGCGCCTACCACGTGAAGAACCTGGACACCTCCGGCACCGCGGCCCGGCTGACCCACCTCAACTACGCCTTCGGCAACGTCAACGCCGAGGGCAAGTGCTTCCAGGTCAACCAGGCAGGCCAGGGCGACTCCTGGGCGGACTACCAGCGCAGGCTGCCAGCCGAGCAGGCCATCGACGGCGTGGCCGACGTCTACAACCAGCCGGTCGCGGGCAACCTGAACCAGCTCAAGAAGCTCAAGGCCAAGTACCCGAACCTGCGGGTGCTGATCAGCCTTGGCGGCTGGACCTGGTCCAAGTACTTCTCCAACGCCGCGCTCACCGACGCCTCGCGCAAGGCCCACGTCAGCTCCTGCATCGACATGTGGATCAAGGGCAACCTGCCGGTCATCGGCGGCGACCCGCAGGGCGGACCTGGCTCCGGCGCAGGCATCTTCGACGGCATCGACATCGACTGGGAGTGGCCCGGTTCCGAGGGCAACACCGGCAACATCGTGCGGCCGGAGGACAAGCGCAACTTCAGCCTGCTGGCCGCGGAGTACCGGGCCCAGCTGGACGCGCTCGGCGCGAGCACCGGCAAGAAGTACGACCTGACCGCGTTCCTGCCCGCCGACCCGCGCAAGGTCGACTCCGGGTTCGAGGTCGGCGAGGTCGTGAAGAACCTGACCTTCGGCAACGTCCAGGGCTATGACTTCCACGGTGGCTGGGAGAACCGGTCCAACCAGCAGTCCTCGGTCAAGCTCCCGGCGGGCGACCCGGGTCCGATCGCCTACTCCGACGAGATCGCGGTGGACGCCTGGACCAGCCGCGGCGCACCGGCCAAGTGGGTCGTGCTCGGCGTGCCCTTCTACAGCCGGGGCTGGACCGGGGTGACCAATGCCAACAACGGTCTCTTCCAGACCGCCACCGGCCCCGCGCCGGGCAGTTTCGAGCCCGGCATCGAGGACTACAAGAAGGTCAAGAACCTGATCGCTTCCGGCTACACGGTGCACCGCGACACCACCGCGGGACATGCCTGGCTGTTCAACGGCAGCACCTTCTGGACCTTCGACGATCCCACCGAGATCACCAGGAAGGTCAACTGGGCCAAGAGCAAGGGCCTGGGCGGCGCGATGATCTGGTCCCTCGACGGCGACACCGCGGACGGTGAGCTGATCAAGGCCCTGGCCACCGCGCTCGGATAG
- a CDS encoding glycoside hydrolase family 18 protein, whose amino-acid sequence MMTTQRRGRIAAVVVTTLAGLLASLGPAAVADEAAAEHWGQSQRRVGYYTQWSANQFGYTVNKLVSSGTAGKLSHLNYAFGNVSEEGKCFASSTAGLGDAKADYQRLHTAAESVDGVADKPEQALAGNFNQIRKLKKKYPNLKVNISLGGWTWSKYFSNAVLTDASRKAFVKSCVDLYLKGDLPKLDGLAQGGQGAAAGLFDGIDLDWEWPGAAGAPGNVVRPEDKQNFTLALVEFRKQFAELSWRTGKHYELTAFLPAGAATLDAGIEVPKVFRLLDFATIQGYDIHGAWDSVTNHQSAIHAPDNDPTPGKLDLDQVIKDYLDRGAPRRSLVLGVPFYGRGWTGVTGGGNGLFQPATGCAPSTHECGYLNYNKIKQLPGFTLHRDPKAATGWLYDGNTFWNFDDPVSIGAKTRYIRQQKLGGAMVWSLDGDTDNGELFSAIHRGLS is encoded by the coding sequence ATGATGACCACTCAGCGCCGCGGCCGGATCGCCGCGGTCGTTGTCACCACCTTGGCCGGTCTCCTGGCGTCACTGGGACCGGCAGCCGTGGCCGATGAGGCCGCGGCCGAGCACTGGGGGCAGTCCCAGCGCAGGGTCGGCTACTACACGCAGTGGAGCGCCAACCAGTTCGGCTACACCGTCAACAAGCTGGTCAGCTCCGGCACCGCTGGCAAGCTCAGCCACCTCAACTACGCCTTCGGCAACGTCAGCGAGGAGGGCAAGTGCTTCGCCAGCAGCACCGCCGGACTCGGTGACGCCAAGGCCGACTACCAGCGGCTGCACACCGCGGCCGAATCGGTGGACGGGGTGGCGGACAAGCCGGAGCAGGCACTGGCCGGCAACTTCAACCAGATCCGCAAGCTGAAGAAGAAGTACCCCAACCTCAAGGTCAACATCAGCCTCGGCGGCTGGACCTGGTCCAAGTACTTCTCCAACGCGGTGCTCACCGACGCCTCCCGCAAGGCGTTCGTGAAGAGCTGCGTCGACCTCTACCTCAAGGGCGACCTGCCCAAGCTGGACGGACTGGCCCAGGGCGGCCAGGGCGCGGCCGCTGGGCTCTTCGACGGCATCGACCTGGACTGGGAGTGGCCCGGCGCGGCCGGTGCGCCCGGCAACGTGGTCCGGCCGGAGGACAAGCAGAACTTCACCCTGGCACTGGTCGAGTTCCGCAAGCAGTTCGCCGAACTGTCCTGGCGCACCGGCAAGCACTACGAGCTGACCGCCTTCCTGCCTGCCGGGGCTGCCACGCTGGACGCGGGCATCGAGGTGCCCAAGGTGTTCCGGCTGCTGGACTTCGCCACCATCCAGGGCTACGACATCCACGGCGCCTGGGACTCGGTGACCAACCACCAGTCCGCCATCCACGCCCCGGACAACGACCCCACCCCCGGGAAACTGGACCTGGACCAGGTGATCAAGGACTACCTGGACCGCGGCGCCCCCCGGCGTTCGCTGGTGCTCGGCGTGCCCTTCTACGGGCGTGGCTGGACCGGCGTGACCGGTGGCGGCAACGGCCTGTTCCAGCCGGCCACCGGCTGCGCGCCCAGCACGCACGAGTGCGGCTACCTGAACTACAACAAGATCAAGCAGCTGCCCGGCTTCACCCTGCACCGGGACCCGAAGGCGGCCACCGGCTGGCTGTACGACGGCAACACGTTCTGGAACTTCGACGACCCGGTCTCCATCGGGGCGAAGACGCGCTACATCCGGCAGCAGAAGCTGGGTGGCGCCATGGTCTGGTCGCTGGACGGTGACACCGACAACGGTGAGCTGTTCTCGGCGATCCACAGAGGACTGTCCTAG
- a CDS encoding purine-nucleoside phosphorylase: MNVSPAADPDAAAAAAAAELAARTGIASHDIALVLGSGWRPAADVLGEPVAEVPIGELPGFVAPNVVGHGGTVRSVRVGEKNVLVLLGRTHYYEGRGIPQTVHGVRVATAAGCTTVVLTNAAGGLRQGMRVGQPVLISDHLNLTAASPLVGARFVDLTDLYSPRLRGIAKEIDSSLEEGVYAGLPGPHFETPAEIRMLRTMGADLVGMSTVLEAIAARAAGAEVFGLSLVTNLAAGITGEPLNHIEVLEAGKAAATEMGELLRKLVERA, from the coding sequence CTGAACGTCAGCCCCGCGGCGGACCCCGACGCGGCTGCCGCCGCCGCTGCCGCGGAACTGGCCGCTCGAACCGGCATCGCATCCCACGACATCGCCCTGGTGCTGGGCTCCGGCTGGCGGCCGGCCGCCGACGTGCTCGGCGAGCCGGTCGCCGAGGTCCCCATCGGCGAACTACCCGGTTTCGTCGCGCCCAACGTGGTCGGCCACGGCGGCACCGTCCGCTCGGTCCGGGTGGGCGAGAAGAACGTGCTGGTGCTGCTCGGCCGCACGCACTACTACGAGGGCAGGGGCATCCCGCAGACCGTGCACGGCGTGCGGGTGGCCACCGCGGCAGGCTGCACCACGGTGGTGCTGACCAACGCCGCCGGTGGCCTGCGCCAGGGCATGCGGGTCGGCCAGCCGGTGCTGATCAGCGACCACCTGAACCTGACCGCGGCCTCGCCGCTGGTGGGCGCCAGGTTCGTCGACCTCACCGACCTGTACTCGCCGCGGCTGCGCGGGATCGCCAAGGAGATCGACTCCTCGCTGGAGGAGGGCGTCTACGCCGGGCTGCCAGGCCCGCACTTCGAGACCCCGGCCGAGATCCGGATGCTGCGCACCATGGGCGCGGACCTGGTCGGCATGTCCACCGTGCTGGAGGCCATCGCCGCCCGCGCCGCCGGGGCCGAGGTGTTCGGGCTGTCCCTGGTGACCAACCTGGCCGCGGGCATCACCGGTGAGCCGCTCAACCACATCGAGGTCCTGGAGGCGGGCAAGGCCGCGGCCACCGAGATGGGCGAGCTGCTGCGGAAGCTCGTGGAGCGCGCATGA
- a CDS encoding type II toxin-antitoxin system death-on-curing family toxin: protein MITYLDASDLLVLATAVTGGDLVVRDVGLLDSAAHRPRAAVLGVEAYATLWLKAAALLDSIVRTRPLLEGNWRLGWVAAVTLCDINGWWIDADEDEALDVVRDLGRGLIEVSEVADRFEEWASPKDED, encoded by the coding sequence GTGATCACTTATCTGGATGCCAGCGACCTGCTCGTGCTGGCCACCGCGGTCACTGGGGGTGACCTTGTGGTGCGCGACGTCGGACTGCTGGACTCCGCCGCGCACCGACCTCGTGCCGCCGTACTCGGCGTCGAGGCGTACGCGACGCTCTGGTTGAAGGCTGCCGCTCTGCTCGATTCGATCGTGCGCACCCGTCCGCTGCTCGAAGGGAACTGGCGACTGGGCTGGGTTGCCGCGGTGACCCTGTGTGACATCAACGGCTGGTGGATCGACGCCGACGAGGACGAGGCGCTCGACGTCGTCCGCGATCTGGGCCGCGGTCTGATCGAAGTATCTGAAGTGGCCGACCGGTTCGAGGAGTGGGCCAGTCCCAAGGACGAGGACTGA
- a CDS encoding serine/threonine-protein kinase — MPVRRIAERYRLNGLLGRGAMGTVWSAHDEMLGRRVAVKEVRLPPGIPVAEADALRERTLREARAIAVLSHPNVITLYDVVRQDGEPFVVMELLPSLSLAELVREQGPLSTTQAAAIGDAVAAALEAAHRAGVTHRDVKPGNVLVGVDGQIKLTDFGIARSVSDHTLTSTGIMLGTPAFISPEVASGDPATPSADLWGLGATLFAALEARPPYDADGDPLDTVTEVVHGEVPQVDAEHPLHPVIAGLMTKETGSRMSLAEVRRLLHPLLPEPGERLFEVNPKDLQPESAELLEQPRTPTPGSGVLPALLASDPGPLPFMTSAGEPRRRSRTGKVLLAALAFVLFTGASGGGFALARVLGGKPVLPTTAPARTTEQQLLSPVLELGPRTERASSTPNDSGGEFTVNVPKDWTTFRELRVGSPAVSAAVRFVSADGRQELVIERFANYYPQFRLSNFLSNLPRNAVSTQGTYNETPTRPGTKAPDSPEAPVELLYRVADPGPFTTVPKPTDSGAEGNLVRRSTYLLLLPKVRDLWVVQVTVPTESEDTGQKELFGPMAASFIPAG; from the coding sequence CTGCCGGTCCGCCGCATCGCCGAGCGCTACCGGCTGAACGGGCTGCTCGGCAGGGGCGCGATGGGCACGGTGTGGTCGGCGCACGACGAGATGCTCGGCCGCCGGGTCGCGGTCAAGGAGGTCCGGCTGCCGCCGGGCATCCCGGTGGCGGAGGCGGACGCGCTGCGCGAGCGGACCCTGCGCGAGGCGCGGGCCATCGCGGTGCTCTCCCACCCCAACGTGATCACCCTCTACGACGTGGTCCGCCAGGACGGCGAGCCGTTCGTGGTGATGGAGCTGCTGCCCTCGCTCAGCCTGGCCGAACTGGTCCGCGAGCAGGGCCCGCTGTCCACCACGCAGGCCGCGGCCATCGGCGACGCGGTGGCCGCCGCGCTGGAGGCCGCGCACCGGGCCGGGGTCACCCACCGCGACGTCAAACCCGGCAACGTGCTGGTCGGGGTGGACGGGCAGATCAAACTCACCGACTTCGGCATCGCCCGCAGCGTCAGCGACCACACGCTGACCAGCACCGGGATCATGCTCGGCACGCCCGCGTTCATCTCGCCGGAGGTGGCCTCCGGCGATCCGGCGACCCCCTCGGCCGACCTGTGGGGACTGGGCGCGACGCTGTTCGCGGCGCTGGAGGCGCGGCCCCCGTATGACGCCGACGGCGACCCGCTGGACACCGTCACCGAGGTGGTGCACGGCGAGGTGCCGCAGGTCGACGCCGAGCATCCGCTGCACCCGGTGATCGCCGGCCTGATGACCAAGGAAACCGGCTCCCGGATGTCCCTGGCCGAGGTGCGCAGGCTGCTGCACCCGCTGCTGCCCGAACCCGGCGAGCGCCTGTTCGAGGTGAATCCGAAGGACCTCCAGCCGGAGTCCGCCGAGCTGCTGGAACAGCCGCGCACGCCCACCCCCGGCTCCGGGGTGCTGCCCGCGCTGCTGGCCAGCGACCCCGGTCCGCTGCCCTTCATGACCAGTGCGGGCGAGCCAAGGCGCCGCTCGCGCACGGGCAAGGTGCTGCTCGCCGCGCTGGCCTTCGTGCTGTTCACCGGGGCAAGCGGCGGCGGGTTCGCGCTGGCCAGGGTGCTCGGCGGCAAGCCGGTGCTGCCCACAACCGCGCCCGCCCGCACCACCGAGCAGCAGCTGCTGTCCCCGGTGCTGGAGCTGGGGCCGCGCACCGAGCGGGCCAGCAGCACGCCGAATGACTCCGGCGGCGAGTTCACCGTGAACGTGCCCAAGGACTGGACCACCTTCCGCGAGCTGCGGGTCGGCTCGCCGGCGGTCAGCGCCGCGGTGCGCTTCGTCTCCGCCGACGGCCGCCAGGAGCTGGTGATCGAGCGCTTCGCCAACTACTACCCGCAGTTCCGGCTGTCGAACTTCCTCAGCAACCTGCCGCGCAACGCGGTCAGCACTCAGGGCACCTACAACGAGACGCCGACCCGGCCAGGGACCAAGGCCCCGGACTCGCCGGAGGCGCCCGTCGAGTTGCTGTACCGGGTGGCCGACCCCGGTCCGTTCACCACCGTGCCCAAGCCGACCGATTCCGGCGCCGAGGGCAACCTGGTCCGGCGCTCCACCTACCTGCTGCTACTGCCCAAGGTGCGGGATCTGTGGGTGGTGCAGGTCACCGTGCCCACCGAGTCCGAGGACACCGGGCAGAAGGAGCTGTTCGGGCCGATGGCTGCCAGCTTCATCCCCGCTGGCTAG
- a CDS encoding MerR family transcriptional regulator: MSYSIAQAAERSGLSVDTLRYYERIGLLDPPARDSGGRRSYSDDDLGWLGFLTKLRLTGMPIRMMREYAQLRHRGAASYGRRKAILTDQRASVRERIAELQACLEILDYKIEHYDQIEQQMTAADLIHEEASA, translated from the coding sequence GTGAGCTACTCCATCGCCCAGGCGGCCGAGCGCAGCGGATTGTCCGTGGACACCCTGCGGTACTACGAGCGCATCGGCCTGTTGGACCCGCCGGCCAGGGACTCCGGCGGGCGGCGGTCCTACTCCGATGACGACCTGGGCTGGCTGGGGTTCCTCACCAAACTCCGGCTGACCGGCATGCCCATCCGGATGATGCGGGAATATGCCCAGCTCCGGCACCGCGGCGCGGCCAGTTACGGCCGCCGCAAGGCGATCCTGACCGATCAGCGCGCCTCGGTGCGCGAGCGCATCGCCGAGCTGCAGGCCTGCCTGGAGATCCTGGACTACAAGATCGAGCACTACGACCAGATCGAGCAGCAGATGACCGCGGCCGATCTGATCCACGAGGAGGCGAGCGCATGA
- a CDS encoding TetR/AcrR family transcriptional regulator: MPRPKTHDEALRGKLLDRAGELLAAKGPGALGLRGLAQDVGTSTTAVYSLFGGKPGLLRELYLEAFRRFGQWQAAVPVTEDPAHDLTELGLAYRSAALADPNLYPVLFSSLELDFEPDEETIAAAMNTLAPLLAVVRRGIEAGVFAAESPEELANSAWGLTHGLVSLELAGRLVPGPAAEQNYRRAMAAHTRGWLAPLSD, encoded by the coding sequence GTGCCTCGACCGAAGACGCACGACGAAGCGCTGCGCGGGAAGCTGCTCGACCGGGCAGGAGAACTGCTGGCCGCCAAGGGCCCCGGCGCACTGGGTCTGCGCGGGCTCGCCCAGGACGTGGGCACCTCCACCACCGCGGTCTACTCGCTCTTCGGCGGCAAGCCGGGGCTGCTGCGCGAGCTGTACCTGGAGGCGTTCCGGCGCTTCGGGCAGTGGCAGGCCGCGGTGCCGGTGACCGAGGACCCCGCGCACGACCTGACCGAACTCGGGCTGGCCTACCGCTCCGCCGCACTGGCCGACCCGAACCTGTACCCGGTGCTGTTCAGCTCATTGGAACTGGACTTCGAGCCGGACGAGGAGACCATCGCGGCCGCGATGAACACGCTGGCGCCACTGCTCGCGGTGGTGCGCCGGGGCATCGAGGCAGGCGTGTTCGCGGCGGAGTCGCCGGAGGAGCTGGCCAACTCGGCCTGGGGACTCACCCACGGGCTGGTCAGCCTGGAACTGGCCGGGCGGCTGGTGCCGGGGCCGGCGGCCGAGCAGAACTACCGGCGGGCGATGGCCGCGCACACCCGCGGCTGGCTCGCGCCCCTGTCGGACTGA
- a CDS encoding ribbon-helix-helix protein, CopG family, with the protein MAMTLRLTEEENRQLDELATVEGRSKQEIVRLALADRWSRLHKEQQLSDALERVLPRYRGLLERLGST; encoded by the coding sequence ATGGCCATGACGCTGCGGTTGACCGAAGAGGAGAATCGGCAACTCGACGAGCTAGCCACCGTCGAGGGCCGCTCCAAACAGGAGATCGTGCGCCTGGCGCTGGCCGACCGATGGTCGCGGTTGCACAAGGAGCAACAGCTCTCCGATGCGCTGGAACGTGTTCTTCCCCGCTATCGGGGATTGCTCGAAAGGCTCGGCTCGACCTGA